The Saccharopolyspora gloriosae genome has a segment encoding these proteins:
- a CDS encoding choline/carnitine O-acyltransferase, with amino-acid sequence MTVNDTQQWSTRTFGNEDRLPRVPVPTLENSCARFLEWCAPLLTAEELARTEQAVADYLRPESPARTLHADLERFDATQGVHSWLDEFWPSRYLGRRDRIALNANFFFLLQDSELGQIDRAAGLIAGAVAYKKSLDDESLPPLIQRGNASSMEQNKFLFSTTRIPGEQQDTARTPYSADHPGPSPARHIVVFFRGNLFRLDVIAPDGTPHDLADLAAGLEAVREAGTARATDGAVGHLTTKARADWAQTRQRLLDLGNADELDTVESALFCVCLEDFAPTDTQEACDQLLHGDSGNRWFDKAVSLIVFEDGRAGINVEHCGLDGTTILTFVDALLNSTPQQHAANSGARSQGTPEFEGIGFTLDDALRAEVRDAASAFATFAAETSNKILAFEDFGSDRAKRLGISPDAFVQMAYQLAHKRTKGIGATYESIATRQWRHGRTEAMRVVTPEIVEFVTAMDDPSADATKRTAALRAAADKHVARAKQCQAGDAPEQHLWELQLIQRRRGAELGATEPLALYDTPGWNIMRDDYLSTSSAPSTNIQYFGFGSTSGKCIGVAYVLLPDRLHIYLSTPLAVSGGMYAFADNLRTAMRELEDLLITENSTN; translated from the coding sequence ATGACCGTGAACGACACACAGCAATGGTCCACCCGAACCTTCGGCAATGAGGACCGCCTGCCGCGCGTGCCGGTGCCCACGCTGGAGAACAGTTGCGCGCGCTTCCTCGAATGGTGCGCACCGCTGCTGACCGCCGAGGAGCTCGCCCGGACCGAGCAGGCCGTCGCCGATTACCTGCGCCCGGAGAGCCCCGCGCGCACGCTGCACGCCGACCTGGAGCGCTTCGACGCGACCCAGGGCGTGCACAGCTGGCTCGACGAGTTCTGGCCGTCGCGCTACCTCGGCAGGCGGGACCGGATCGCGCTGAACGCGAACTTCTTCTTCCTGCTCCAGGATTCCGAGCTGGGGCAGATCGACCGGGCGGCGGGGCTCATCGCCGGTGCGGTGGCGTACAAGAAGTCCCTCGACGACGAGTCGCTGCCGCCGCTGATCCAGCGCGGCAACGCCTCGTCGATGGAGCAGAACAAGTTCCTGTTCTCCACCACCAGGATTCCCGGTGAGCAGCAGGACACCGCGCGCACCCCGTACTCCGCCGATCACCCCGGCCCCTCCCCCGCCCGGCACATCGTGGTGTTCTTCCGCGGCAACCTGTTCCGGCTCGACGTGATCGCCCCCGACGGCACGCCGCACGACCTGGCGGATCTGGCGGCAGGCCTCGAAGCGGTCCGCGAGGCCGGGACCGCCCGTGCCACCGACGGCGCCGTCGGGCACCTGACCACGAAGGCCCGGGCGGACTGGGCGCAGACCCGGCAGCGGCTGCTCGACCTCGGCAACGCCGACGAGCTCGACACCGTGGAATCGGCGTTGTTCTGCGTCTGCCTGGAGGACTTCGCGCCCACCGACACCCAGGAAGCCTGCGATCAGCTGCTGCACGGCGACAGCGGGAACCGCTGGTTCGACAAGGCCGTGTCGCTGATCGTCTTCGAGGACGGCCGGGCGGGCATCAACGTGGAGCACTGCGGCCTCGACGGCACCACGATCCTCACGTTCGTCGACGCGCTGCTGAACTCCACTCCGCAGCAGCACGCCGCGAACTCCGGGGCGCGCTCGCAGGGCACGCCGGAGTTCGAGGGCATCGGATTCACCCTCGACGACGCGCTGCGCGCCGAGGTGCGCGACGCGGCGAGCGCGTTCGCCACGTTCGCCGCCGAGACCTCCAACAAGATCCTGGCCTTCGAGGACTTCGGCTCGGACCGGGCGAAACGCCTGGGCATCTCTCCGGACGCGTTCGTGCAGATGGCCTACCAGCTGGCGCACAAGCGCACCAAGGGCATCGGCGCCACGTACGAGTCGATCGCGACCCGCCAGTGGCGGCACGGGCGGACCGAGGCGATGCGCGTGGTCACCCCGGAGATCGTCGAGTTCGTGACCGCCATGGACGACCCGTCGGCCGACGCCACCAAGCGCACGGCGGCGTTGCGGGCCGCGGCCGACAAGCACGTGGCGCGGGCGAAGCAGTGCCAGGCCGGGGACGCCCCCGAGCAGCACCTGTGGGAGTTGCAGCTCATCCAGCGCCGCCGCGGCGCCGAGCTGGGCGCGACGGAGCCGTTGGCGCTGTACGACACGCCGGGCTGGAACATCATGCGCGACGACTACCTGAGCACCAGCTCGGCACCGTCGACGAACATCCAGTACTTCGGATTCGGCTCCACCAGCGGGAAGTGCATCGGCGTGGCCTACGTGCTGCTGCCCGACCGGCTGCACATCTACCTGAGCACGCCGCTGGCGGTCTCGGGCGGCATGTACGCGTTCGCCGACAACCTCCGCACCGCCATGCGCGAGCTCGAAGACCTCCTGATCACGGAGAACTCCACGAACTGA
- the dapA gene encoding 4-hydroxy-tetrahydrodipicolinate synthase: MTTTLGTLLTAIVTPFDDELKVDEDAFVALLHHVIDSGSDGIVVCGTTGEAATLTNEEHLRLVEIACAERPDGVTVLGSTGSNDTAQACAMTERVTELGVDGVLSVTPYYNRPNRRGLVRHYGEIAHATDKPIVLYNIPARTATDMPNDLLAELAQIERVDYVKQANDDNLALVDGLGVYAGNNETFAAALDMGGAGGIVVASHIAGPQMRRMIDEPERRTEIDISLKDLYSALSVTTNPIPVKAALNLLGHRVGGPRLPLAEADEAETEVVRAALIAGGFLAA, encoded by the coding sequence ATGACGACGACACTCGGAACCCTGCTCACCGCGATCGTCACCCCGTTCGACGACGAGCTGAAAGTGGATGAGGACGCCTTCGTCGCGCTGCTGCACCACGTGATCGACAGCGGCTCCGACGGCATCGTCGTCTGCGGCACCACCGGCGAGGCGGCGACCCTCACCAACGAGGAGCACCTGCGGCTCGTCGAGATCGCCTGCGCGGAGCGGCCCGACGGGGTGACGGTGCTCGGCTCCACCGGTTCCAACGACACCGCCCAGGCGTGCGCGATGACCGAGCGGGTCACCGAGCTCGGAGTGGACGGGGTGCTGTCGGTGACGCCGTACTACAACCGGCCGAACCGGCGCGGTCTGGTGCGGCACTACGGCGAGATCGCGCACGCCACCGACAAGCCGATCGTGCTCTACAACATCCCGGCGCGGACCGCGACGGACATGCCCAACGACCTGCTCGCGGAGCTCGCGCAGATCGAGCGGGTGGACTACGTCAAGCAGGCCAACGACGACAACCTGGCGCTGGTCGACGGGCTCGGCGTGTACGCGGGCAACAACGAGACGTTCGCGGCCGCGCTGGACATGGGCGGCGCGGGCGGCATCGTCGTCGCCAGCCACATCGCGGGTCCGCAGATGCGGCGGATGATCGACGAGCCGGAGCGGCGCACGGAGATCGACATCTCGCTCAAGGACCTGTACTCGGCGCTGTCGGTGACGACGAACCCGATTCCGGTGAAGGCGGCGCTGAACCTGCTCGGGCACCGCGTCGGCGGCCCCCGCCTGCCGCTGGCCGAGGCCGACGAGGCCGAGACCGAGGTCGTGCGCGCCGCCCTGATCGCAGGCGGCTTCCTCGCGGCCTGA
- a CDS encoding DUF5313 family protein, whose translation MAEEKRVRPDPVRWVWYSFGGKLPSRYDEWVLHDVTVRTWQLRHAVRSLVQISPGLLFLLVPGPMWIKAMAILGGAILAVWYGMAYAEFTCEHRAFKQGYPLGIARQRRKEVSEQLSSEQQARYAARYRSEPEHPQDDSAGR comes from the coding sequence GTGGCCGAGGAGAAGCGGGTCCGGCCCGATCCGGTGCGCTGGGTCTGGTACTCCTTCGGCGGCAAGCTGCCGTCGCGCTACGACGAGTGGGTGCTGCACGACGTCACCGTGCGCACCTGGCAGCTGCGCCACGCCGTGCGCAGCCTCGTGCAGATCTCGCCGGGGCTGCTGTTCCTGCTGGTCCCCGGGCCGATGTGGATCAAGGCGATGGCGATCCTCGGCGGCGCGATCCTCGCGGTCTGGTACGGCATGGCCTACGCCGAGTTCACCTGCGAACACCGCGCCTTCAAGCAGGGCTATCCGCTCGGCATCGCCCGGCAACGCCGCAAGGAGGTGTCGGAGCAGCTGAGCTCCGAGCAGCAGGCCCGCTACGCGGCGCGCTACCGCTCGGAGCCGGAGCACCCGCAGGACGACTCCGCCGGGCGCTGA
- a CDS encoding MarR family winged helix-turn-helix transcriptional regulator — protein MTPTEPVAPTGHRNADSQPGVDLGEDPLALDRQVCFALSVASRSVIALYRPLLEPLNLTHPQYLVMLALWESDPRSVKDLSHTVQAEPATLSPLLKRLESVGYLTRSRSSGDERLVTVSLTPAGRELRAEAEKIPQRIVERLGMPLEDLESLNTALREVMAAAQRAKTGS, from the coding sequence ATGACTCCCACCGAACCAGTGGCCCCCACCGGGCATCGGAACGCCGACTCGCAGCCCGGCGTCGATCTCGGCGAGGACCCGCTGGCACTGGACCGGCAGGTCTGCTTCGCGCTCTCGGTCGCCTCCCGGAGCGTGATCGCGCTGTACCGGCCGCTGCTGGAACCGCTGAACCTGACCCACCCGCAGTACCTCGTGATGCTGGCCCTGTGGGAGTCGGATCCGCGCTCGGTCAAGGACCTCAGCCACACCGTGCAGGCCGAGCCCGCGACGCTGTCGCCGCTGCTCAAACGCCTCGAATCGGTCGGTTACCTCACCCGCAGCCGCAGCTCGGGCGACGAACGGCTGGTGACGGTGAGCCTCACGCCTGCGGGCCGCGAACTGCGCGCGGAAGCCGAGAAGATCCCGCAGCGGATCGTCGAACGCCTGGGCATGCCGCTCGAGGACCTGGAGTCGTTGAACACCGCGCTGCGCGAGGTCATGGCCGCCGCCCAGCGCGCCAAGACCGGTTCGTGA
- a CDS encoding adenosine deaminase: MNTPPIAELHVHIEGTLEPEMVFELARRNDIALPHESVADLRAKYRFADLQSFLDIYYANMAVLRTAADFHDLAAAYLDRCAAQGVRHAEIFFDPQAHLKRGVAMETVIGGLGSALADSEVSASLILCFLRDESAESAAETLRLAEPFLDRIVGVGLDSAEVGHPPSKFTAVFERARELGLRAVAHAGEEGPPEYVREALDLLGVQRVDHGIRALEDPELVERLRRERIPLTVCPLSNVRLGAFPELGRHTLPQLLEQGLLVTVNSDDPAYFGGYADENFAAVRRELGLSDEQLRALAANSFHASFLDEEHKAEFLAEVEAWKP, encoded by the coding sequence ATGAATACCCCGCCCATTGCCGAACTGCACGTGCACATCGAGGGCACCCTCGAACCGGAGATGGTCTTCGAACTGGCGCGGCGCAACGACATCGCGCTGCCGCACGAGTCGGTCGCCGACCTGCGAGCGAAGTACCGGTTCGCCGACCTGCAGTCCTTCCTGGACATCTACTACGCGAACATGGCCGTGCTGCGCACCGCCGCGGACTTCCACGACCTGGCCGCCGCCTACCTGGACCGGTGCGCGGCGCAGGGCGTGCGGCACGCGGAGATCTTCTTCGACCCGCAGGCGCACCTCAAGCGCGGTGTCGCGATGGAGACCGTGATCGGCGGGCTCGGCTCGGCGCTCGCCGACAGCGAGGTGTCGGCTTCGCTCATCCTGTGCTTCCTGCGCGACGAATCCGCCGAGTCGGCCGCCGAGACGCTGCGGCTCGCCGAACCGTTCCTGGACCGGATCGTCGGCGTCGGCCTGGACTCCGCCGAAGTGGGACATCCGCCGTCGAAGTTCACCGCGGTGTTCGAGCGCGCCCGTGAACTGGGGTTGCGCGCCGTGGCGCACGCGGGCGAGGAAGGCCCGCCGGAGTACGTGCGGGAGGCGTTGGACCTGCTCGGCGTGCAGCGCGTGGACCACGGGATTCGCGCGCTGGAGGACCCGGAGCTGGTCGAACGGCTGCGTCGCGAGCGGATCCCGCTCACCGTGTGCCCGTTGTCGAACGTGCGGCTGGGCGCGTTCCCCGAGCTGGGGCGGCACACCTTGCCGCAGCTGCTGGAACAGGGACTGCTGGTGACGGTGAATTCCGACGACCCGGCCTACTTCGGCGGGTACGCGGACGAGAACTTCGCGGCGGTGCGGCGGGAACTGGGGTTGAGCGACGAGCAGCTGCGGGCGCTGGCGGCGAACTCCTTCCACGCCTCCTTCCTCGACGAGGAACACAAAGCCGAATTCCTCGCCGAGGTCGAAGCCTGGAAGCCTTGA
- a CDS encoding beta-ketoacyl synthase N-terminal-like domain-containing protein, which produces MISQHSEIEIGGVGAVTGYGWGRDAMWDGLAASDLAATLVDGHGPDQDRSAWVARIPDGGDLADGPSRFARAMRSAAREAIEDAENRGWTPGRRVGLLHAVVLGEVDLWREFYQAREGQVTIREYLALMPSTPMSTFMKEFGFHGPAMNVSAMCASGNAGLLTAKAWLDAGIVDDVVFVATDLSASPENLLHFERLGVTITDTEPLDACRPFQEGSRGFIMGEASVGMVLSRGLTTPYAQVLGGAMSHDAHHVTSIEPSLTEVSGCVADALANSGVKGGDIRYLNAHGPGTAQCDHAEARFCAELLAADTEIYSVKPLVGHCQGAASAVEVAVAALGYEHGFIPAPPLRAPGNPRLLDGPTPVAGGLTLKSSIGMGGHNSAIVLGPSH; this is translated from the coding sequence ATGATCTCCCAGCACTCTGAAATCGAAATCGGCGGCGTCGGCGCGGTCACCGGGTACGGCTGGGGCCGCGACGCGATGTGGGACGGTCTGGCCGCCTCCGACCTCGCCGCCACGCTCGTCGACGGACACGGACCCGACCAGGACCGGTCCGCCTGGGTAGCGCGGATTCCCGACGGCGGTGACCTCGCCGACGGTCCGAGCCGCTTCGCCAGGGCGATGCGCTCCGCCGCCCGCGAGGCGATCGAGGACGCCGAGAACCGGGGCTGGACACCCGGCAGGCGCGTGGGCCTGCTGCACGCGGTCGTGCTCGGCGAAGTCGACCTGTGGCGGGAGTTCTACCAGGCCCGCGAAGGCCAGGTCACGATCCGCGAATACCTCGCCCTGATGCCCTCCACGCCGATGTCGACGTTCATGAAGGAATTCGGCTTCCACGGACCCGCCATGAACGTCTCCGCGATGTGCGCCTCGGGCAACGCCGGGCTGCTCACCGCGAAGGCCTGGCTGGACGCGGGCATCGTCGACGACGTGGTCTTCGTCGCCACCGACCTGTCGGCGAGCCCGGAGAACCTGCTGCACTTCGAACGGCTCGGCGTCACGATCACCGACACCGAACCGCTGGACGCGTGCCGCCCGTTCCAGGAAGGCAGCCGCGGGTTCATCATGGGCGAGGCCTCGGTGGGCATGGTGCTCTCCCGCGGCCTGACCACCCCGTACGCGCAGGTGCTGGGCGGGGCGATGTCGCACGACGCCCACCACGTCACCTCGATCGAGCCGAGCCTGACCGAGGTGAGCGGCTGCGTCGCCGACGCGCTGGCCAACTCCGGGGTGAAGGGCGGCGACATCCGCTACCTCAACGCGCACGGACCGGGCACCGCGCAGTGCGATCACGCGGAAGCGCGGTTCTGCGCGGAACTGCTGGCGGCGGACACCGAGATCTACTCGGTGAAGCCGCTGGTCGGCCACTGCCAGGGGGCCGCGTCGGCGGTCGAGGTCGCGGTCGCCGCGCTCGGCTACGAGCACGGGTTCATCCCGGCTCCGCCGCTGCGGGCGCCGGGCAACCCGAGGCTGCTCGACGGCCCCACCCCGGTGGCCGGAGGGCTCACGTTGAAGTCCTCCATCGGCATGGGCGGGCACAACTCGGCAATCGTGCTCGGACCGTCGCACTGA
- a CDS encoding EAL domain-containing protein, whose product MEADPVAEQSIGPELDREFLDLALTANGAVRWSLRLEDETVTWTRGMDALLGIPDVSEETLRARLLDLIAPMALSARTASEWHDLDLEQPIPDGGESEPRYVHFHARRFHDPYAGEHLIGVAADVTRVHQDRQTLTDLADRYRLLVELSPDAICVHQDGLVRYANSATLNMLGTDGAEVLLGRPITDFVETQSVPKMRERLRSLTEPGARTKPAEAALHRINGSTVPVEVVSVLTTWEGRPALQVIMRDITDKKAAEASLRYQAALVQHVSNAIIAIDHDAVVTSWNPAAEAVYGISAKHALGRPVEELVGAALRPGELLASGGVSEALHRRGDGSALVVRVSAAEMDEGYVLVCADETARRHAERTFATVIDALDEGVLVINPTAIIESANPAAQRILGAQPAEIVGANADAWPMFDENGDRVTEQTRPSATTLRTGQPVNSRVFRIQRGDGQSVWLTVTARALNPDDHPPYRVLVSFSDITESRAARERLEHEATHDPLTGLANRTLVLRHLDSAVNSPRRKQALTVLFVDLDNFKIVNDSLGHGVGDEVLRNIGQRLVRATDDTEMVGRLGGDEFVVATQSTFDHDELSARADRLLRTLTEPTHVEGIRLHVDASIGIVVSRPGDTRSAQDLLRDADVAMYRAKAQGRGRYTFFDVELRERVQRHMKLEQDLRHAVAQQQLWVAYQPVVDLKSERVIGAEGLLRWAHPEHGAISPAEFIPLAEESDLINEIGEFMLRTVTREFAELRREHRDELQINANLSPRQLGDPRLHDIVRNALDNAGMPPEALCLEVTENALMQDATSAVRALRNLRKLGAFLAIDDFGTGYSSLAQLRRLPLDSLKIDRSFVSDLGESEDVQAIITSIVAMAHAVGLSVVAEGVETAEQLRILQRIGCDLGQGFYFGKPAPLSDFSALCGTFSL is encoded by the coding sequence ATGGAAGCTGACCCAGTGGCCGAACAGTCGATAGGCCCCGAACTGGACCGCGAGTTCCTGGACCTCGCGCTGACCGCCAACGGTGCGGTCCGCTGGTCGCTGCGCCTCGAAGACGAGACCGTCACGTGGACTCGGGGCATGGACGCGCTGCTCGGCATCCCCGACGTGAGCGAGGAAACGCTGCGCGCCCGGTTGCTGGACCTCATCGCGCCGATGGCGCTGTCGGCTCGCACCGCCTCCGAATGGCACGATCTCGACCTGGAACAGCCGATCCCCGATGGCGGCGAAAGCGAGCCCCGATACGTCCACTTCCACGCGCGCCGGTTCCACGATCCCTACGCCGGCGAACACCTGATCGGCGTGGCCGCCGACGTGACGCGCGTGCACCAGGACCGCCAGACGCTCACCGACCTAGCCGACCGCTACCGGCTGCTGGTGGAGCTGAGTCCGGACGCGATCTGCGTGCACCAGGACGGCCTGGTGCGCTACGCGAACTCCGCGACGTTGAACATGCTCGGCACCGACGGCGCCGAAGTCCTGCTCGGCCGCCCGATCACCGACTTCGTGGAAACCCAGTCGGTGCCGAAGATGCGCGAACGGCTCCGGTCGCTGACGGAGCCCGGCGCACGGACGAAACCCGCCGAGGCCGCCCTGCACCGGATCAACGGCTCCACGGTTCCCGTCGAGGTCGTCTCGGTGCTCACCACCTGGGAGGGCAGGCCCGCGCTGCAGGTGATCATGCGCGACATCACCGACAAGAAAGCGGCCGAGGCGAGCCTGCGCTACCAGGCGGCGCTGGTGCAGCACGTCAGCAACGCCATCATCGCCATCGATCACGACGCGGTGGTCACCAGCTGGAACCCGGCCGCCGAAGCGGTCTACGGGATCTCCGCGAAGCATGCGCTCGGCAGGCCCGTCGAGGAACTCGTCGGCGCCGCGCTGCGCCCGGGGGAACTGCTCGCCAGCGGAGGCGTCAGCGAGGCGTTGCACCGGCGCGGCGACGGCAGCGCCCTGGTCGTGCGGGTCTCGGCCGCGGAGATGGACGAGGGCTACGTGCTGGTGTGCGCCGATGAGACGGCCCGCCGCCACGCCGAACGCACCTTCGCCACCGTCATCGACGCGCTCGACGAGGGCGTGCTGGTGATCAACCCGACGGCGATCATCGAATCGGCGAACCCCGCCGCGCAGCGCATCCTCGGCGCCCAGCCCGCGGAGATCGTCGGGGCCAACGCCGACGCGTGGCCGATGTTCGACGAGAACGGCGACCGGGTCACCGAGCAGACCCGTCCGTCGGCGACGACGTTGCGCACCGGGCAGCCGGTGAACTCGCGGGTGTTCCGCATCCAGCGCGGGGACGGGCAGAGCGTGTGGCTGACGGTGACGGCCCGCGCGCTGAACCCGGACGACCACCCGCCGTACCGGGTGCTGGTGTCGTTCAGCGACATCACCGAGAGCCGGGCCGCTCGCGAACGGCTCGAACACGAGGCCACGCACGACCCGCTGACCGGGCTCGCGAACCGGACGCTGGTCCTGCGGCACTTGGACTCGGCGGTGAACTCGCCGCGCCGCAAGCAGGCGCTGACGGTGCTGTTCGTGGACCTGGACAACTTCAAGATCGTCAACGATTCGCTGGGCCACGGCGTGGGCGACGAGGTGCTGCGCAACATCGGGCAACGGCTGGTGCGCGCCACCGACGACACCGAGATGGTGGGCAGGCTCGGCGGGGACGAGTTCGTGGTCGCCACGCAGAGCACCTTCGATCACGACGAACTGTCCGCCCGCGCCGACCGGCTGCTGCGCACCCTCACCGAACCGACGCACGTGGAGGGCATCCGGCTGCACGTGGACGCCAGCATCGGCATCGTGGTCTCCCGGCCCGGCGACACCCGCTCCGCCCAGGACCTGCTGCGGGACGCCGACGTGGCGATGTACCGGGCGAAGGCGCAGGGCCGCGGCCGCTACACGTTCTTCGACGTGGAGCTGCGCGAACGGGTGCAGCGGCACATGAAGCTGGAGCAGGACCTGCGCCACGCGGTGGCTCAGCAGCAGCTGTGGGTCGCCTACCAGCCGGTGGTGGACCTCAAGAGCGAGCGGGTGATCGGCGCGGAGGGACTGCTGCGCTGGGCGCATCCCGAGCACGGCGCGATCTCGCCCGCCGAGTTCATCCCGCTGGCCGAGGAGAGCGACCTCATCAACGAGATCGGCGAGTTCATGCTGCGCACGGTCACCAGGGAGTTCGCCGAGCTGCGCCGGGAGCACCGCGACGAGCTGCAGATCAACGCGAACCTCTCACCTCGGCAGCTCGGTGATCCGCGGCTGCACGACATCGTGCGCAACGCGTTGGACAACGCCGGGATGCCGCCGGAGGCGCTGTGCCTGGAGGTCACCGAGAACGCGTTGATGCAGGACGCGACCTCGGCGGTGCGGGCGTTGCGGAACCTGCGGAAACTGGGCGCGTTCCTGGCCATCGACGACTTCGGCACCGGGTATTCCTCGCTGGCCCAGTTGCGCCGGCTGCCGCTGGACTCGCTCAAGATCGACCGTTCGTTCGTGTCCGACCTGGGCGAGTCGGAGGACGTGCAGGCGATCATCACCAGCATCGTGGCGATGGCGCACGCCGTCGGGCTCAGCGTGGTCGCCGAAGGTGTGGAGACCGCCGAGCAGCTGCGAATCCTGCAGCGGATCGGCTGCGATCTGGGGCAGGGCTTCTACTTCGGCAAGCCCGCCCCGCTGAGCGATTTCTCCGCTCTGTGCGGCACTTTCTCGCTGTGA
- a CDS encoding ABC transporter ATP-binding protein, whose protein sequence is MLIAQAIALNPALLIADEPTTALDATVQVRILDLLAERIRAGQSLILVSHDLAVVSRLADEVAVIRHGEIVEQGPVDEVLRSPRHEYTQALLDAVPAHHRKGTLLSPHPDRPAGTVLPDRGTSRTQAPVLRASGLVKRFRGPDRRLRTVVDDVSFELRAGETLGVVGESGSGKTTTARMALALETPDEGSVELHDGPWTTLSPRRRRPLRKRITVIYQDPLSSFDPRWSVEHILRDSLDPDEFGTARARSRRVGELLEQVGLGDEHRQRRPLHLSGGQRQRVAIARALAPRPSVIVCDEPVSALDVSIQAQVLDLLTTLQAELGVAYLFISHDLGVVHHMSDHVLVMKDGRVVEHGPEEDVFAAPRDPYTRSLLSALPALPPRREPAATVVS, encoded by the coding sequence GTGCTCATCGCGCAGGCCATCGCGCTGAACCCGGCGCTGCTCATCGCCGACGAACCGACCACCGCGCTCGACGCGACCGTGCAGGTCCGCATCCTCGACCTGCTCGCGGAACGCATCCGCGCAGGGCAGAGCCTCATCCTGGTCAGCCACGACCTCGCCGTGGTGTCCCGGCTCGCCGACGAGGTCGCCGTGATCCGCCATGGCGAGATCGTCGAGCAAGGGCCGGTGGACGAGGTGCTGAGAAGCCCGCGCCACGAGTACACCCAGGCGTTGCTGGACGCCGTTCCCGCCCACCACCGGAAGGGCACCTTGCTGTCCCCGCACCCGGACCGGCCGGCCGGGACGGTGCTGCCAGATCGCGGCACCTCCCGGACGCAGGCCCCGGTGCTGCGCGCCTCGGGCCTGGTCAAGCGCTTCCGCGGCCCGGACCGGCGGCTGCGCACCGTCGTCGACGACGTGTCCTTCGAGCTGCGGGCCGGCGAAACCCTCGGTGTGGTGGGGGAATCCGGATCCGGCAAGACCACCACCGCCCGGATGGCGCTCGCGCTGGAAACTCCGGACGAAGGCTCGGTCGAACTCCACGACGGGCCGTGGACCACGCTGAGCCCGCGACGGCGCAGGCCGCTGCGCAAGCGGATCACCGTGATCTACCAGGACCCGCTGAGCTCCTTCGACCCGCGCTGGAGCGTTGAGCACATCCTGCGCGACAGCCTGGACCCGGACGAGTTCGGCACCGCCCGCGCCCGGTCGCGGCGAGTCGGCGAGCTGCTCGAACAGGTCGGGCTCGGCGACGAGCACCGGCAGCGGCGGCCACTGCACCTGTCCGGCGGGCAGCGCCAGCGCGTCGCCATCGCCCGCGCGCTCGCGCCGCGCCCCTCGGTGATCGTGTGCGACGAACCGGTGTCCGCGCTCGACGTGTCGATCCAGGCCCAAGTGCTCGACCTGCTCACCACGCTGCAAGCGGAACTGGGAGTGGCGTACCTGTTCATCTCGCACGACCTCGGCGTCGTGCACCACATGAGCGATCACGTGCTGGTGATGAAGGACGGCCGCGTCGTTGAACACGGCCCCGAGGAGGACGTCTTCGCCGCACCCCGCGACCCCTACACCCGCAGCCTGCTCAGCGCCCTTCCCGCGCTGCCGCCCCGACGCGAACCCGCCGCGACGGTGGTCTCGTAG
- a CDS encoding ROK family protein, with protein sequence MRPGRPAAQSRCRALGSAATAGSTLYCYARETIGVALSIDGAVHNPNTGPGGIGHLPAGPTELLDPRGTGRLDGAVSDTGIVEAARAVGLTVDSTADLAALAESGDASALALLRERARVLGRAIGHIADVINPDRIILGGQAFTEFPATPREVARSAAENSAVPHREFRVTAAGDGIQQQAAAAVSLDFLYADPLAALRQGDRATSPRNRRR encoded by the coding sequence GTGAGACCAGGGCGTCCTGCAGCACAAAGCCGATGTCGCGCCCTCGGATCCGCCGCCACTGCCGGCAGCACGCTGTACTGCTACGCCCGCGAGACGATCGGCGTCGCGCTGAGCATCGACGGCGCGGTGCACAACCCGAACACCGGCCCGGGAGGCATCGGGCACCTGCCCGCCGGGCCGACGGAGCTGCTCGACCCGCGCGGCACCGGCAGGCTCGACGGCGCCGTGAGCGACACCGGGATCGTCGAGGCGGCCCGAGCCGTGGGCCTGACCGTGGACTCCACCGCGGACTTGGCGGCGCTGGCCGAGAGCGGTGACGCCTCGGCACTGGCGCTGCTCCGCGAACGCGCCCGAGTGCTCGGCCGCGCGATCGGCCACATCGCCGACGTGATCAACCCGGATCGGATCATCCTCGGCGGCCAGGCGTTCACCGAGTTCCCGGCGACGCCGCGCGAAGTGGCCCGGTCCGCGGCGGAGAATTCCGCGGTGCCGCACCGGGAATTCCGGGTCACCGCCGCGGGCGACGGAATCCAGCAGCAGGCCGCGGCCGCCGTGTCACTGGACTTCCTCTACGCCGACCCGCTCGCCGCGCTCCGCCAGGGCGATCGCGCGACCTCGCCCCGAAACCGGCGCCGGTGA